In Streptomyces sp. 71268, the DNA window TGCTGCCTGACCCTGAGCGCCCACCGCCAGGTGCGGCGACGCCTCGACCGGGAACGCGCCGCGCAGTGGGAGCGCGCCTGGGCCGAGGTCGGCCCGCGCTGGAGCGGGCGCGTGTGACCCGGTGCCGCGCAAGCACCGGTGCGGGCGCCAGCATCGGGGCCGGCCTCAGCGCCGGCTCGCCGTGCCGAAGAGCTGTGTCCAGTACGTGCCGGCCACACTGCCCGTGGCGTACCCGACGCCGATCTCGTCGAAGCCGGGGGAGAGGATGTTGGCCCGGTGGCCGGGGCTGTTCATCCAGCCGCGGAGCACGTCGGCGGCGCCGCGCTGGCCGCAGGCGATGTTCTCGCCGATGCCGCGGTGCCGGCAGCCGGCCGCCGCCGCCCGGTCCCACGGCTGCCGCCCCTCGGGCGTGGTGTGGGCGTAGAAGTCGCGGGCCACCATGTCGGCGCTGTGCGCCTGGGCGGCCGTCGCCAGGCCGGGGTCGACGGCGAGCGGGCGCAGCCCGGCGGCCGAGCGCTCGGCGTTGGTGAGCGCCACCACCTCCGCCACCAGGCGCGCCAGGCCCGTGGTCGAGAACGGCGATGCCCACAGCGCCGTCCAGTACACGTCGCCCGAGGCCGCGCCGACGGCCCGGCCGACGCCGGCGTGGGCGACCGACGGATCGAGCAGCGGCCCGCCGCGCGCGGCGTCGGACCGGCAGTAGTCCACCAACTCGGCGGCCGTACGCGGCCCGGAGACCAGGTGCTCGGCGATGGTCAGGCAGACGTAGCCGGTTCGCGCGACGCGCTGGTAGACCGAGACCCCGTCCGGGCCCTGGGCGTCCAACCGCTCCTGGGCGGCCATCGCCGCGGCGTGCGCGTCGGCCGCGCTGGTCAGGCGCCCGTCGGGGGCGACGGGACGCGCGCCGGCGCGCGAGCGCAGCGCGTTGACCCGGGCCAGGGCCTCGCCGGTCGCGTCCGCACCGGCGTCGCCCGGCGCCAACGGGCCGCGACCGCCGGCCGGCGCGAGCGGCGCGCGGTGGGCGCCCGCCGACGGGGCGGGCGCGGGGGGCCGGGGGAGGCGGGGCCTCGTCCAGCACGTCCACGCCGAAGTCGCGGGCCACCCCGGCCAACCCGTCCGCGTACCCCTGGCCCAGTGCCCGCACCTTCCACCGCGCGCCGCGCCGGTAGACCTCGGCGAGCAGCAGCACCGTCTCCCGGCCCGTGCGGCGCGGGGTGAAGCGGGTGACGAGCCCGCCGTCGGGCCCCGCGACGCTCAACGCGGGCGCCGGCAGCGCGCTGAGCGCCGCGCCGGGCTCGGCCGGGCTGACCACCACGGTGACCCGGCTGGCGCCGGGGCGCAGGTGCTCGGGCCGCAGCGTGAGCGCGTTCCCGTCCAGCCGCACGCCGGGCGCGCTGGGCTGGTTGAAGAAGACGAAGTCCGCGTCGCCACCGACCCGTCCACCCTCGTCGGTGATCAACGCCGACACGTCGAAGGGCCCGGGCACGCGAAGCGTCAGCGCGCCCTCGGGCAGGGCCTGGTTGGCACCGGGAACCAGCTCGTCCATCGTGCACCCCCGCTCGGTTCACCTGGCCAACGCGCGCGCCTCGTGCCGGGTTCCCACGCCGTCGCGCCCCGCGCACCCCGGCGGGTTGGCCTGCGAACGGGTGGTCCTGTGCCGCCTCCCGCGCGTGGCGCGCGCGTCCGCCTCCCGTGCCCGGCCCGTACGGGGTTGGCTGCTGGACGGCGTGTCCCGACCCTTGACCCGCCCGGCACCGCAGGGCACAAGAAGAGACAGGAACGTCGGCACCTCGCACCGAGAACACGCCGCACACTCAGTCAACTTCGTACAGAGGATGAAGAGCATGGACGGCATGCGCAGACGAACCCTGCTCGCGGCGATCGGCGGCACGGTCGCCGTGAGCGGCGCGACGGGAGCCCAGTTGGCCACGGGAGGGGCGGCCCAGGCCGCGGGAAGAGGCGACATGGCGGACGCGGCGCGGCCGTCGGGCAACCGCGTGGGACCCCACGAGGACAGGATCCGGAAGCTGCTGGGCCGGATGACGGTCGAGGAGAAGCTCGGCCAACTCCAGCAACTGACCTGGAACGGTGACACCGGGCCCGGTGGTGGCCAGAACGGGGAGGTCGAGCGGGCCGCGCGCAGCGGCCGGATCGGCTCCGTGCTCAACCTGCACGGAGCGGCGCACACCAACGCCCTCCAGCGGCTCGCCGTCGAGGAGTCCAGGCTCGGCATCCCGCTGCTGTTCGGCCTCGACGTCATCCATGGCTTCTGGACGACCTTCCCCATCCCGCTCGCCCAGGCGGCCAGCTTCGACCCGGCGGTGGCCGCCCGGGACGCCGAGGTGGCGTCGGTCGAGGCCCGGTCCAACGGCGTGCGGTGGACCTTCGCCCCCATGATGGACGTCACGCACGAGCCGCGCTGGGGGCGTATCGCCGAGGGCTCGGGCGAGGACCCGTACCTGGCCGAGCGGTTCGCGGCGGCCAAGGTCACCGGGCACCAGGGCCGGGCCGACGGCACCGACCTGGCGCGCGCGGACCGGATCGCCGCCTGCGCCAAGCACTTCGTCGCGTACGGCGGGGCCGAGGGCGGGCGCGACTACAACACCGTCGACGTCTCGGAGGCGCGGCTGCGCAACCTGTACCTGCCGCCCTTCAAGGCGGCCGTGGACGCCGGGGTCGCCACCGTCATGGCCTCGTTCAACACCATCAACGGCGTGCCCGCGCACGGCAACCCGCACACCCTGACCGACGTGCTCAAGCAGGAGTGGGACTTTCCCGGCTTCGTGGTCAGCGACTACACCGGCGTGCAGGAGATGATCACGCACGGCTTCGCCGCCGACACCGCGGACGCGGCCCGACTGGCGCTGACGGCCGGTGTGGACATGGAGATGGTCGGCACCACCATCCGCGACCACGGCGCCAGGCTGCTCGCCTCGGGCGACATCAGCCAGCGGCGGCTGGACGACGCGGTCACCCGCGTCCTGCGCGTGAAGTTCCAACTCGGGCTCTTCGAGAGCCCGTACGTCGACGAGGGCGCCGCCGTCACCGCCCCGACCCCGGCGGCCCGCAAGGCGGCCCGCGAGGTCGCCAGCCGCTGTCTGGTACTGCTCAAGAACGAACGGAAAACGCTCCCGCTGCGCCGCGACACGCCGTCGGTCGCGGTCGTGGGCCCGTTCGCCGACTCGCCCGACCTGCACGGGACCTGGGCCGGCCCGGGCGGAAAGAAGTTCCGCGCCACCACCGTGCTCGACGGGATCAGGAAGGCGGCCCCCGAGGCCAGGGTGAGCCACGCCCGGGGCGTGCCCCCCGAAGGCGGGGACACCAGCGGCATCAGGGCGGCGACGGCCGCGGTACGGGCGGCCGACGTGACGGTCGTCGTGGTCGG includes these proteins:
- a CDS encoding CAP domain-containing protein translates to MAPGDAGADATGEALARVNALRSRAGARPVAPDGRLTSAADAHAAAMAAQERLDAQGPDGVSVYQRVARTGYVCLTIAEHLVSGPRTAAELVDYCRSDAARGGPLLDPSVAHAGVGRAVGAASGDVYWTALWASPFSTTGLARLVAEVVALTNAERSAAGLRPLAVDPGLATAAQAHSADMVARDFYAHTTPEGRQPWDRAAAAGCRHRGIGENIACGQRGAADVLRGWMNSPGHRANILSPGFDEIGVGYATGSVAGTYWTQLFGTASRR
- a CDS encoding glycoside hydrolase family 3 N-terminal domain-containing protein, whose protein sequence is MDGMRRRTLLAAIGGTVAVSGATGAQLATGGAAQAAGRGDMADAARPSGNRVGPHEDRIRKLLGRMTVEEKLGQLQQLTWNGDTGPGGGQNGEVERAARSGRIGSVLNLHGAAHTNALQRLAVEESRLGIPLLFGLDVIHGFWTTFPIPLAQAASFDPAVAARDAEVASVEARSNGVRWTFAPMMDVTHEPRWGRIAEGSGEDPYLAERFAAAKVTGHQGRADGTDLARADRIAACAKHFVAYGGAEGGRDYNTVDVSEARLRNLYLPPFKAAVDAGVATVMASFNTINGVPAHGNPHTLTDVLKQEWDFPGFVVSDYTGVQEMITHGFAADTADAARLALTAGVDMEMVGTTIRDHGARLLASGDISQRRLDDAVTRVLRVKFQLGLFESPYVDEGAAVTAPTPAARKAAREVASRCLVLLKNERKTLPLRRDTPSVAVVGPFADSPDLHGTWAGPGGKKFRATTVLDGIRKAAPEARVSHARGVPPEGGDTSGIRAATAAVRAADVTVVVVGEPSAISGEASSRSQLGLPGAQAELIAAIARVGKPFAAVVVGGRPLTVGDWLASAPAVVMAWHPGIEGGNAIADVLFGTVNPGGKLPASFPRAVGQIPIHYNHENTGRPYRAEEKYTSKYLDLPPGPQFPFGHGLSYTTFEITPPRLGADQIGADALRAGDTVEVTTTVRNTGDRPGDEVVQLYVHDPVASITQPVRRLRGFRRVSLDPGQSRTVRFSLGADDLGFWTNDSAGRFVVEPGTIEVYVGGDSTARGKALLRVT